The following proteins come from a genomic window of Bactrocera tryoni isolate S06 chromosome 1, CSIRO_BtryS06_freeze2, whole genome shotgun sequence:
- the LOC120775332 gene encoding 3'(2'),5'-bisphosphate nucleotidase 1, which yields MTTPKVMRIMALSINTAARAGSIIREVMQRGNLGIVEKEGKDDLQTEADRSAQQCIIASLSRKFPNITIIGEEGDSNLNVKAEWLVSEENEEFLTHSCPEELLEIKEEEFVIWVDPLDGTSEYTKGLLEHVTVLIGIAIKDRAVGGIIYQPYYKQSNGDIGRTIWGLKGLGTGGFEPTSPPKEQMIITTTRSHLTPLVQQALDALSPTKVIKVGGAGYKVLQLLEGKAHAYVFASPGCKRWDTCAPEAVLEAYGGTLTDLAGIHYSYAADVDYKNRMGVLATIPEISHSEIARQVPNDIIATLRA from the exons ATGACAACTCCTAAAGTGATGCGTATCATGGCTTTGTCCATCAACACAGCAGCCCGTGCAGGCTCAATAATTCGAGAAGTAATGCAGCGCGGCAATCTTGGTATTGTGGAAAAAGAG GGCAAAGACGACTTACAAACTGAAGCTGACCGATCCGCTCAACAATGTATTATTGCGTCTCTATCAAGAAAATTTCCTAATATTACAATCATTGGCGAGGAGGGTGACTCCAATTTAAATGTCAAAGCGGAGTGGTTGGTATCTGAAGAAAACGAGGAATTCCTTACACATAGTTGTCCAGAGGAATTACTTGAAATTAAGGAGGAAGAATTCGTGATATGGGTTGATCCTTTAGACGGCACATCAGAGTACACTAAAG GTTTATTAGAGCATGTGACGGTACTAATTGGGATAGCAATTAAAGATCGCGCTGTTGGAGGTATTATTTACCAACCCTACTACAAACAATCTAATGGCGACATAGGAAGAACTATATGGGGTCTTAAAGGGTTAGGCACAGGAGGATTCGAACCTACAAGTCCACCCAAAGAGCAAATGATTATTACGACTACACGTTCTCATTTAACACCCTTGGTACAACAAGCATTAGATGCTCTATCACcaacaaaagtaattaaagttGGGGGTGCTGGATACAAAGTATTACAATTACTTGAAGGCAAGGCACACGCATATGTTTTTGCTAGTCCCGGTTGCAAGCGGTGGGACACTTGTGCACCGGAAGCTGTACTAGAAGCATACGGAGGCACCCTTACCGATTTAGCAGGCATTCACTACTCATATGCAGCTGATGTAGATTATAAAAATCGGATGGGTGTCTTAGCAACAATTCCTGAAATATCACATTCCGAAATCGCTCGCCAGGTACCTAACGATATTATAGCTACTTTGCGtgcataa
- the LOC120771597 gene encoding probable small nuclear ribonucleoprotein Sm D2, whose amino-acid sequence MALVKPKSELTPEELARQEEEEFNTGPLSVLTQSVKNNTQVLINCRNNKKLLGRVKAFDRHCNMVLESVKEMWTELPRTGKGKKKVKPVNKDRFISKMFLRGDSVILVLRNPLATAAGK is encoded by the exons AT GGCTCTTGTAAAACCAAAATCTGAACTGACACCTGAGGAACTTGCTCGCCAAGAGGAAGAAGAATTCAACACCGGTCCTCTTTCCGTTCTCACCCAATCGGTGAAAAACAATACACAAGTTCTAATAAACTGCCGAAATAACAAGAAACTGCTTGGTCGTGTAAAGGCTTTCGACCGCCACTGTAATATGGTTCTCGAAAGTGTTAAGGAAATGTGGACTGAATTGCCTCGTACGGGAAAAGGCAAGAAGAAAGTTAAACCAGTAAATAAAGatcgttttatatcgaaaatgtttttacgcGGAGATTCAGTGATTTTGGTTTTGAGAAATCCTTTGGCGACAGCAGCAGGGAAATGA
- the LOC120771570 gene encoding protein D2-like, with translation MEIMKVFWLLLIAANISANETNDVKTIFEQLEVVPDVVQSAPNRFLKVTYANDLELKAGIEFTPTQVKSQPLVEWEADQDSFYTLIMTDPDAPSRNAPKFREFKHWLVGNIPNNDISKGEVLSAYVGSGPPKDSGLHRYVFLLYKQNGKLEFNEARVGNNSREERPNFRAANFALKYDLDYPIAGNFYQAQWDEYVPFVHKQLSGN, from the exons ATGGAGATTATGAAAGTATTTTGGCTTTTGTTGATCGCGGCCAATATAAGTGCAAACGAAACAAATGACGTGAAGACAATATTCGAGCAACTTGAAGTCGTCCCAGATGTTGTACAAAGTGCACCAAACCGGTTTTTAAAA GTGACTTATGCCAACGACTTGGAATTGAAAGCGGGCATAGAATTCACACCAACTCAAGTAAAGTCCCAACCTTTGGTAGAATGGGAGGCGGATCAAGATTCATTTTACACACTTATAATGACAGATCCAGACGCACCAAGTCGCAATGCACCAAAATTTCGCGAGTTCAAACACTGGCTAGTGGGTAACATCCCAAACAATGACATTTCAAAAGGTGAAGTTCTAAGCGCTTATGTCGGCTCAGGACCTCCAAAAGATTCAGGACTGCATCGTTATGTATTCTTGCTCTACAAACAGAATGGAAAGTTGGAATTCAATGAGGCAAGAGTTGGAAATAACAGCAGAGAAGAACGTCCCAATTTCCGTGCAGCTAACTTTGCTTTAAAGTATGACCTTGATTATCCTATAGCAGGCAACTTTTATCAAGCACAATGGGATGAATATGTTCCCTTCGTTCATAAACAGCTTTCAGGCAACTAA
- the LOC120771587 gene encoding protein D2-like, whose protein sequence is MAAASTSDSTDVVFKQHKVVPDVIPVAPKQYLKVSYKNVLAENGKELTPTQVATQPSIEWNAENDAFYTIIMTDPDAPSRSNPKFREFNHWLVTNIHGTDISSGDVLTAYVGSGPPQGTGLHRYVFLVYKQPAEIRFQETRVPKNSSQNRPNFSATKFAKKYKLGEPIAGNFFQAQWDEYVPTVHRQLSGKK, encoded by the exons ATGGCTGCAGCTTCAACATCTGATAGTACGGACGTCGTTTTCAAGCAACACAAAGTTGTCCCTGACGTCATACCAGTGGCGCCGAAACAATATCTAAAG GTCAGTTACAAAAATGTATTGGCTGAAAATGGAAAGGAGCTAACACCAACACAGGTGGCAACACAGCCCTCGATCGAGTGGAATGCCGAAAACGATGCTTTTTATACGATAATTATGACAGATCCGGATGCACCAAGCCGCAGCAATccgaaatttcgtgaatttaATCACTGGTTGGTTACCAATATTCACGGAACGGACATTAGTAGTGGTGATGTCTTAACCGCGTATGTAGGGTCTGGCCCACCACAGGGGACTGGTCTCCATCGATATGTTTTCTTAGTATACAAACAACCAGCCGAAATACGCTTTCAGGAAACTCGCGTACCAAAAAATAGTAGTCAAAATAGACCGAACTTTAGTGCAACGAAATTTGCGAAGAAATATAAATTGGGTGAGCCCATTGCAGGAAATTTCTTTCAGGCGCAGTGGGACGAGTATGTTCCTACTGTGCATAGGCAATTATCTGGAAAGAAGTAA
- the LOC120771578 gene encoding protein D3-like has translation MLNLKHLLLVSLFYMAHAADSDITKFMKHLEVIPDVIAEGPKDFLKVSFDSGVVADKGVELTPTQVKHQPKVEWNPESTDTFYTLIMTDPDAPSRAKPEMREWHHWLVVNIPGNSLDKGEVLSAYIGSGAPKDTGLHRYVFLLYKQPKKLEFTETHLTNTSAKGRENFSTKNFAEKYGLGAPVAGNFFQAQYDDYVPELYKQLGF, from the exons ATGTTGAACTTAAAGCATTTATTGTTAGTGAGTCTGTTTTATATGGCACACGCTGCGGATTCcgatataacaaaatttatgaagCACCTGGAAGTAATACCTGACGTAATCGCGGAAGGACCAAAAGACTTTTTAAAA gTGAGCTTCGACAGCGGTGTAGTGGCCGATAAGGGCGTAGAGCTGACTCCGACACAAGTAAAGCACCAACCGAAAGTGGAATGGAATCCTGAATCGACTGATACCTTCTACACACTAATTATGACCGATCCGGATGCTCCTAGTCGTGCTAAGCCTGAGATGCGCGAATGGCATCATTGGTTGGTGGTCAATATTCCCGGCAATAGTTTGGACAAGGGTGAAGTACTGTCGGCATATATTGGTTCTGGCGCACCGAAGGACACAGGATTGCATCGTTACGTATTCTTGCTCTACAAACAACCAAAGAAACTGGAATTCACTGAAACTCATCTCACGAATACAAGTGCTAAGGGTCGTGAgaatttttcaacaaagaatTTCGCTGAGAAATATGGACTAGGCGCACCAGTTGCTGGAAACTTCTTCCAAGCTCAATATGATGATTATGTACCGGAACTCTATAAGCAATTAGGATTTTAA